In Methanobacterium bryantii, the following proteins share a genomic window:
- a CDS encoding ABC transporter ATP-binding protein: MDKTVIKVKDVGMEFNLSQEKVDNLKEYVIKLLKRELLFQEFWALKSISFEVKKGDRVGIIGLNGAGKSTLLKIISGVMKPTEGSVKIKGKIVPLLELGAGFDSNYTGRENIFLNGAMLGYTKEFLEEKFDEIVEFSEIGKFIDVPLKNYSSGMRARLGFSIATLMEPEILILDEVLSVGDAKFKKKSEKRIMSLFDKGVTVLFVSHSIHQVKRLCNKAIWLEKGKLIMQGDVEEVCEAYSKS, encoded by the coding sequence TTGGATAAAACGGTTATCAAAGTTAAGGACGTTGGAATGGAATTTAATTTGAGTCAAGAAAAGGTGGATAACCTTAAAGAGTATGTTATTAAGCTTTTAAAAAGAGAACTTCTATTTCAGGAGTTCTGGGCCCTTAAAAGTATATCTTTCGAAGTAAAAAAAGGGGATAGAGTTGGGATTATTGGATTAAATGGAGCAGGTAAAAGTACTCTCCTCAAGATAATATCTGGAGTTATGAAGCCTACCGAGGGTTCTGTTAAAATAAAAGGTAAAATTGTGCCTTTATTAGAATTAGGAGCAGGATTTGATTCTAATTATACAGGTAGGGAGAATATATTTCTTAACGGAGCTATGTTAGGATATACTAAAGAATTTTTAGAAGAAAAATTCGACGAAATAGTGGAGTTTTCAGAGATTGGAAAATTCATTGATGTCCCATTAAAAAATTATTCATCCGGAATGAGGGCTAGATTGGGTTTTTCGATAGCTACTTTGATGGAGCCTGAAATACTTATTTTAGATGAAGTATTATCTGTAGGGGATGCAAAATTTAAGAAAAAAAGCGAAAAAAGAATAATGTCGCTTTTTGATAAAGGAGTAACCGTTTTATTTGTATCTCATTCGATACATCAAGTTAAAAGGTTATGTAATAAAGCAATATGGCTTGAAAAGGGAAAACTGATTATGCAGGGAGATGTAGAAGAAGTCTGCGAAGCATATTCAAAAAGTTAA
- a CDS encoding CDP-glycerol glycerophosphotransferase family protein — translation MNIRHIIKKLVILLYLIFLKVLPVNNNVIFFESSVGRNYSGNPKYVYEEMVDQGLDKKFKCIWSLENMDIKIPGNAKKIKRTGLSYLYYLAVAKIWICDTRLPAFLVKRPKTTYIQLWHGTPLKKLAMDMDILSMSEKMELSEYKRLFKENTETWDYLISQSDYTTQRFKSCFDFKKEILSTGFPRNDVLFKKNDAKSIESIKKKYNIPLNKKVILYAPTWRDDEFYENGIYKFSTQINFDLLKKELDDTHIILVKLHYLVKDPVDWSSYEGFVYKCDHLQDIQELYLISDILVTDYSSVIFDYALLKRPMIIYAYDYQKYKNDLRGFYFNIFEEFPGPVVKNNIDLINSIKNYDCNCYSKKYNEFLNKFTSFDKGNASSKIVDLILEKTPYSNNS, via the coding sequence ATGAACATCAGACATATAATTAAAAAGTTAGTCATATTATTATACCTCATTTTTCTAAAAGTTTTGCCTGTAAATAATAATGTAATATTCTTTGAAAGCAGTGTTGGCCGAAATTATTCTGGCAATCCTAAATATGTTTATGAAGAGATGGTAGATCAAGGATTAGATAAAAAATTTAAATGTATATGGTCTTTAGAAAATATGGATATAAAAATTCCCGGAAATGCTAAAAAAATTAAAAGAACAGGACTATCTTACTTATATTATTTAGCAGTAGCTAAAATATGGATATGCGACACAAGACTACCTGCATTTTTAGTTAAAAGGCCAAAAACCACATACATCCAGCTGTGGCATGGGACTCCATTAAAGAAATTAGCTATGGACATGGATATTTTGAGTATGAGTGAAAAAATGGAGTTATCAGAATATAAAAGATTATTTAAGGAAAATACTGAAACATGGGATTATTTAATCTCTCAAAGTGATTACACAACGCAGCGGTTCAAATCATGTTTTGATTTTAAAAAGGAAATATTATCTACTGGTTTTCCCAGAAATGATGTACTCTTTAAAAAAAATGATGCAAAATCAATAGAATCTATTAAAAAGAAGTACAATATACCTCTAAACAAAAAGGTCATTTTATATGCACCTACATGGCGAGATGATGAGTTCTATGAAAATGGGATATATAAGTTTTCCACACAGATAAATTTTGACTTATTAAAAAAAGAACTGGACGATACACATATAATACTGGTTAAATTACATTATTTAGTGAAAGACCCAGTAGATTGGAGCAGCTATGAAGGATTCGTCTATAAATGTGATCATCTCCAGGATATACAGGAGCTGTACTTGATTTCTGATATTTTAGTAACAGACTACTCCTCAGTAATTTTTGATTATGCACTACTTAAAAGGCCGATGATCATCTATGCATATGACTACCAAAAATATAAAAATGATTTAAGGGGATTCTATTTCAATATATTTGAAGAATTTCCAGGTCCAGTTGTAAAAAATAACATTGATTTAATTAATTCAATTAAAAACTATGACTGTAATTGCTACAGCAAAAAATATAATGAATTTCTAAATAAATTCACAAGCTTTGATAAGGGAAATGCTTCTTCAAAAATTGTTGATCTGATCCTGGAAAAAACGCCTTATTCAAATAACAGCTGA
- a CDS encoding CDP-glycerol glycerophosphotransferase family protein — translation MNKLAFFKRTSYYIMAIFFYLSYLFPVNKKKILLIMTHDSSDEGNVGSTYRYFQKHDPNLIFKEVTRDNYTFKSDKNLFKNLIYMFISVPYHMATSGTIFMDNVFLPFSAVKLKKNTHLVQLWHGTGAIKKFGLDYEEGWVKKLAVTTNKNTTHFIVGSSWMKEVYKTAFGAEEDKIFNTGCPRTDIFFSKAALQEKRDEFFSSYPELSGKKIVLYAPTFRDDEYHADKIRIHLDIDELMSNLDDNYVLFLRLHPRIADNINLDEYTGQDQNRVFDFSSYDKLNTLLICCDIMITDYSSIIYEYAIMEKPMIFYSYDLSEFEKSGRGFYEDYKTAVPGPVVFNTEQIADIIKNYPADEYNINKFLDIYLENCNGNSRKRLYNLLMI, via the coding sequence ATGAACAAATTAGCTTTTTTCAAACGCACATCATATTATATAATGGCCATTTTTTTCTACCTCAGCTATTTATTCCCTGTAAATAAGAAAAAGATACTCCTCATCATGACTCATGATAGCAGTGATGAAGGGAATGTAGGATCAACCTACCGTTACTTCCAAAAACATGACCCTAATTTAATATTTAAAGAAGTTACTCGAGATAATTACACATTTAAATCTGATAAAAACCTGTTTAAAAATTTAATTTACATGTTCATATCTGTACCCTACCACATGGCCACTTCCGGAACTATCTTCATGGACAACGTGTTTCTGCCATTTTCTGCTGTAAAACTCAAAAAAAATACCCATTTGGTGCAGTTATGGCACGGTACAGGTGCTATAAAAAAATTTGGCCTTGACTATGAAGAGGGTTGGGTTAAAAAGCTAGCAGTAACTACCAATAAAAATACCACTCACTTTATTGTAGGATCCAGCTGGATGAAAGAGGTGTATAAAACTGCCTTTGGAGCAGAAGAAGATAAAATATTCAATACAGGATGCCCTCGAACGGATATCTTCTTTAGTAAAGCCGCTCTTCAAGAAAAAAGAGATGAGTTCTTCAGCAGTTATCCAGAATTATCTGGCAAAAAAATAGTACTCTATGCCCCTACATTCAGGGATGATGAATATCATGCAGATAAAATCAGGATACACCTTGATATTGACGAATTGATGTCTAATTTAGATGATAATTATGTTCTATTTCTTAGACTTCATCCACGTATAGCAGATAATATTAATTTAGATGAATATACAGGACAGGACCAAAATAGAGTTTTTGATTTCTCTTCTTATGATAAATTAAACACCTTGCTAATCTGTTGTGATATCATGATAACCGATTATTCTTCAATAATTTATGAATACGCTATAATGGAAAAGCCAATGATATTTTACAGTTATGACCTATCTGAATTTGAAAAATCAGGTAGAGGTTTCTACGAAGACTATAAAACAGCTGTTCCAGGACCTGTTGTTTTTAATACAGAACAAATAGCAGATATAATTAAGAATTACCCTGCAGATGAATATAATATAAATAAATTCTTAGATATTTACCTGGAAAATTGTAATGGGAATTCAAGAAAGAGACTGTACAACTTGTTAATGATATAA